The Marinilongibacter aquaticus genome has a window encoding:
- a CDS encoding DUF3526 domain-containing protein produces MKPFRHIATNELQMLLRNPFQLVALFLFGLLGLYSIYYGHTEIGRQTERILQVEDSVRTAQSSYRNFVQADTTTSEGKENYDRAASPSLIRFRYNFLVANKPSPLAELSIGQRDLYPYYFILNAQNLYTQTLKGEIYNPFKLSAGNFDLSFVLIYLLPLLITGLCFDALSFERDIGTFDMLRTGHISIRSIFVYRLLFRYVLIGSAATVLSAIGFLVSGIDSGLYMFLWLLVLWLYSALWFAIILFISSFNRSSSFNATAAVGAWILLLMAIPSMLNLYGLKSKETNAFPLASLMRSRTMPETDSAMNAALRTFYIYHPELKPQNRERRSPFFYYQGYSAFLAIDQAESAKKIDEFYRLVEVSEAKRGLLNFVNPAVATQEILNGLASTNLKAELDFKTAVKNFYDRIFWFSNRVLFEDRLMTAEDYDQSPQFMFTPNGLSGKNLAIGLVQLVLLALILATSGYRNLNDKNLTNERSGG; encoded by the coding sequence ATGAAGCCATTTCGTCATATCGCCACCAATGAGCTGCAAATGCTCTTGCGAAACCCCTTTCAGCTTGTGGCACTGTTTCTTTTTGGCCTTTTGGGCCTATACAGCATCTACTATGGCCATACCGAAATAGGCCGACAGACCGAAAGGATACTTCAGGTGGAAGACTCAGTACGAACCGCCCAGTCAAGCTACAGGAATTTTGTACAGGCGGATACCACAACGTCCGAGGGGAAAGAAAACTACGATCGGGCAGCCTCCCCCTCTCTTATAAGGTTCAGGTACAATTTCCTTGTCGCCAATAAGCCCAGCCCTTTGGCCGAGCTCTCTATTGGCCAAAGAGACCTGTATCCCTACTATTTCATCCTGAACGCCCAAAACTTGTACACCCAGACGCTCAAAGGAGAAATTTACAATCCGTTCAAGCTTTCTGCAGGAAATTTCGACCTGTCATTTGTGCTAATCTACCTATTGCCCCTTCTCATTACCGGCCTCTGTTTCGATGCTCTTTCATTCGAAAGGGACATTGGCACTTTCGACATGCTCCGTACCGGTCACATATCGATCAGGTCTATTTTCGTGTATCGCCTGCTGTTCCGGTATGTGCTGATCGGTTCCGCTGCCACAGTACTTTCAGCGATCGGCTTTCTAGTATCAGGCATCGATTCCGGTCTGTATATGTTTCTGTGGCTTCTTGTGCTCTGGCTTTATTCCGCATTGTGGTTTGCCATAATCCTGTTCATCAGTTCATTCAACAGAAGTTCCTCCTTCAATGCCACTGCGGCTGTCGGTGCCTGGATTCTACTGCTCATGGCCATCCCATCAATGCTCAACCTGTACGGCCTGAAAAGCAAAGAGACAAACGCCTTTCCACTGGCCAGCCTCATGCGAAGCAGAACCATGCCCGAAACAGATTCGGCCATGAATGCCGCCCTGCGTACTTTTTATATATACCATCCAGAATTGAAACCGCAGAACAGGGAAAGAAGAAGTCCTTTTTTTTATTACCAAGGCTATTCTGCCTTTTTAGCCATTGACCAAGCTGAATCCGCTAAAAAGATAGATGAATTCTATCGGCTTGTCGAAGTTTCCGAAGCCAAACGTGGACTTCTCAATTTCGTCAATCCCGCTGTAGCCACGCAGGAAATACTGAACGGGCTGGCTTCCACAAACCTAAAAGCCGAACTCGATTTCAAAACCGCGGTGAAAAATTTTTACGACCGCATCTTCTGGTTTTCAAACAGGGTTCTTTTCGAGGACAGGTTGATGACAGCGGAAGACTACGACCAATCTCCCCAATTTATGTTTACGCCAAATGGGCTTTCGGGAAAGAACCTTGCAATCGGCCTTGTGCAGCTCGTTCTACTTGCCCTGATTCTCGCTACCTCGGGATACAGAAACCTGAACGACAAAAACCTGACAAACGAGAGAAGTGGTGGATAG
- a CDS encoding outer membrane beta-barrel family protein, with amino-acid sequence MTAQKLNSKEAKHIVKPLCLRAIQSSLPLFLLLPWISVLGQKTRLIGNVTADQGPVSFVTLELKNTNDPNKLQHGWTDSLGRYQFEVYQNQSYSIKASRIGYRPFTSDTIYIQNAHKEQVYDFSLQEDINQLREVTVVSRRNEFETDKGKMVFNIQQSSLTSGQTALDMLGKLPGISIGPNEEILFRGSSGINVMLNGRMTYLAGNQLAGFLKGMSAEDISKIELDTTPSAQFDAAGNSGIINIVSKKSIGRGYALDLRSSVSKGKYWMTNQNITASLRTKSFNIYASLDYNTPHTFLKSKSGNSVNDGAGTLQLVRRNENSFKTNYHTRHIELTWLLSPRHSLALDYHGYFDDWKGLKYSTVEKLNHKEEILSSVKTENVMVEPYHYDALHMHYGYTIDSLGKNITADANYTSYRNFSDGLMTSRNYTAEGQYLNSNTLKISQPGFVKIGSVKIDANLPFPKFVLKTGLKYAEVQNDNRFRYDSLQNATYVEIQSLSNHFMYSERIAAAYLSISLNVKNTSLDAGLRTEYTHANGYTVKQDISNRWSYTKLFPSLSLERTLNEGHKLSFSLSRRINRPSYTQLNPVRWYNDQYFYYSGNPRLIPELAWVHSLSYTLKGQYIFSAAYNRSLNYIDRRLSLDPNGVSIQSLSDNFGKRHRFDFTASIPFELSRSWNLRLYTDLSHTSYPISMLDGEKRLSLMALSAALSQDISLPAGIGLSLTANWFSSELRGIYVTRPSGFVNLGLKKALFEKKMIAQLTVTDLFNTNRFRASSRSDIADYYYNDKPYSRVFALSLKYHIGGELVKSGSRRTEEQERL; translated from the coding sequence ATGACAGCACAAAAATTGAATTCGAAAGAAGCGAAGCACATCGTAAAGCCATTGTGCTTGCGTGCAATCCAAAGCTCCTTGCCTTTGTTTCTTCTTTTGCCCTGGATTTCAGTGCTTGGACAAAAGACCCGGCTGATAGGCAATGTGACCGCCGATCAAGGCCCCGTCAGTTTCGTAACCCTTGAACTGAAAAACACGAACGACCCAAATAAACTTCAGCACGGCTGGACGGACAGTCTTGGCCGTTATCAATTCGAGGTTTATCAAAACCAGAGCTACTCCATTAAGGCGTCCCGAATCGGCTACAGGCCGTTCACAAGCGATACCATATATATCCAAAATGCCCACAAAGAACAGGTGTACGATTTTTCTCTTCAAGAGGACATCAACCAACTCAGAGAAGTCACTGTCGTTTCAAGGAGGAACGAATTCGAGACCGATAAGGGTAAAATGGTCTTCAATATCCAGCAATCTTCGCTCACCTCTGGTCAGACTGCTTTGGATATGCTCGGAAAACTCCCCGGAATAAGCATCGGTCCGAATGAAGAGATCCTTTTCCGCGGCTCTTCGGGTATCAATGTCATGCTCAACGGTAGAATGACTTACCTAGCCGGAAACCAATTGGCCGGTTTTCTGAAGGGAATGAGTGCGGAAGACATCAGCAAAATCGAACTCGACACCACGCCTTCTGCCCAATTCGATGCTGCGGGGAACAGCGGAATCATCAACATCGTGTCAAAAAAAAGCATTGGAAGAGGTTATGCCTTGGATCTCCGTTCCTCTGTTTCCAAAGGAAAATATTGGATGACAAACCAAAACATCACTGCCAGCCTGAGGACAAAAAGCTTTAACATTTATGCAAGTCTGGACTACAACACTCCCCACACCTTTCTCAAGAGCAAAAGTGGCAACTCCGTCAATGACGGAGCCGGTACCCTTCAACTTGTTCGGCGGAACGAGAATTCTTTCAAGACCAATTACCATACCCGCCACATTGAACTGACTTGGCTACTTTCTCCGAGGCACAGCTTGGCACTGGACTATCACGGTTATTTCGACGACTGGAAAGGCTTGAAATATTCTACGGTCGAGAAACTGAACCATAAGGAAGAAATACTGTCCTCTGTGAAGACCGAAAATGTAATGGTTGAACCCTACCATTATGACGCCCTGCACATGCATTATGGATACACAATCGATTCATTGGGCAAAAACATTACCGCCGACGCCAATTACACTTCATACCGGAATTTCTCGGACGGATTGATGACCAGCCGAAATTACACGGCCGAGGGACAATACCTGAACAGCAACACCCTGAAAATTAGCCAGCCTGGATTCGTAAAAATCGGTTCGGTAAAAATCGACGCCAATCTGCCCTTTCCGAAATTCGTGCTCAAAACCGGACTGAAATACGCCGAAGTTCAGAACGACAACCGTTTCCGGTACGATTCCCTCCAAAACGCGACATATGTTGAAATTCAATCGCTGAGCAACCACTTCATGTACAGTGAACGTATTGCCGCCGCTTACCTCTCCATTTCGCTAAATGTGAAAAATACAAGCCTTGACGCCGGTTTGCGGACAGAATACACCCACGCCAACGGCTATACGGTAAAGCAGGACATTTCCAACAGATGGAGCTATACCAAGCTTTTCCCCTCCCTATCGCTCGAGCGTACCCTGAACGAAGGTCATAAATTGAGTTTTTCGCTTAGCCGACGAATCAACCGCCCTTCCTATACGCAGTTAAACCCCGTACGGTGGTACAATGACCAGTACTTCTATTATTCGGGGAACCCGAGATTGATACCTGAACTTGCCTGGGTACATTCGCTTTCCTATACCCTAAAAGGCCAGTATATTTTCTCGGCAGCCTATAACCGAAGCCTGAACTACATTGACCGAAGATTATCGCTAGACCCCAACGGCGTGAGCATTCAAAGTCTTAGCGACAATTTCGGGAAACGCCATCGTTTCGATTTCACGGCTTCCATTCCCTTTGAGCTAAGTCGATCCTGGAACCTAAGGCTCTACACCGACCTGAGCCATACCTCATATCCCATTTCCATGTTGGACGGAGAAAAACGCCTCTCGCTCATGGCCCTTTCGGCCGCACTTTCCCAGGACATTTCCCTGCCGGCCGGAATAGGGCTCAGCTTGACCGCCAATTGGTTTTCCTCGGAGCTTCGCGGTATATATGTCACTCGTCCCTCCGGTTTCGTGAACCTCGGCCTCAAGAAAGCCCTATTCGAGAAAAAAATGATCGCACAACTGACCGTAACCGACCTGTTTAACACCAATCGCTTCAGGGCATCATCCCGTTCCGACATTGCGGACTATTACTACAATGACAAGCCCTATAGCCGAGTTTTTGCTCTCTCCTTAAAATATCATATAGGCGGAGAGCTTGTCAAGTCGGGCAGCAGGAGAACCGAAGAGCAGGAAAGACTTTGA
- a CDS encoding DoxX family protein translates to MKNRNLIIYRIVTGLFTLLVVAGASQYFFNHAVVKGMFESLHYPTYLIYPMGFAKVLGVGTIWLSKSKVLKEWAYAGFVFNFLLAISAHLNVNDGEYIPAVLALVFVVASYIYNRKVNATK, encoded by the coding sequence ATGAAAAACAGAAACTTAATTATTTACAGAATTGTCACGGGCTTATTTACTTTACTCGTGGTGGCCGGTGCAAGCCAATATTTTTTTAACCACGCTGTGGTGAAAGGCATGTTCGAAAGCCTACACTATCCCACTTATCTTATTTATCCAATGGGATTCGCCAAGGTTCTGGGGGTGGGTACCATTTGGTTGAGCAAATCGAAAGTGCTAAAAGAATGGGCGTATGCGGGTTTTGTGTTTAATTTCCTTCTGGCCATTTCTGCTCATTTAAATGTGAATGACGGAGAGTACATTCCGGCTGTGCTGGCTTTGGTTTTTGTGGTTGCATCCTACATTTACAATCGAAAGGTAAATGCTACCAAATGA
- a CDS encoding MATE family efflux transporter, producing MDRRNKILNESIWKLMLTLSPPGILGMAMVALNSLIDAFFVSHLISSYAFAGVSLTLPLSTVNSALTSMLSSGASVLYSRSIGSENEGLKPRLFKHLLLLVSVSSFILALLGTFFAEHFLQFLGAQGKSLEYGSSFYKLSVIGYITSMLGLCTSGLIRAEGNISYAMKITGIAVVLNILLNPVLIKYTHLGIQGSALATILSMAVYSALNIRYFLKEKGLMPKLGRSTLDLHFAVEILRTGLPSFFMQINGFIRQFVLFRLVAMSSVGLPALATFSAIYRLFSFAALPVLGILQAYAPIIGINWGAGQTERVKKAIGVFRLGACLLMTCMALPGLLFPETMLETLVSPDKLLPNGALSFRLVLLILPILPLASTSIVFLQATGHSNTASRLTLGREFLLFLPILLLSVKLWNYQGIYYGLLLENAVYILIVYTVALRTMKRAFQGHLSTS from the coding sequence GTGGATAGAAGAAACAAAATCCTCAATGAGAGCATCTGGAAACTTATGCTGACCCTATCCCCCCCAGGCATTCTGGGGATGGCAATGGTCGCCTTGAATTCATTGATCGATGCTTTTTTTGTCTCGCACTTGATAAGCAGTTATGCCTTCGCCGGGGTGTCTCTTACCTTACCCCTGTCTACGGTGAATTCTGCCCTCACGTCCATGCTCTCCTCTGGAGCATCCGTTTTGTACAGCCGGTCGATCGGCAGCGAAAATGAAGGCTTAAAGCCCCGTTTGTTCAAGCACCTCCTTTTACTGGTCTCCGTCAGTTCCTTCATTCTTGCCTTGTTGGGCACTTTTTTCGCGGAGCATTTTCTCCAATTTTTAGGAGCTCAGGGTAAGTCTTTGGAATACGGCAGCTCATTTTACAAACTCTCAGTAATTGGCTACATCACCAGTATGCTCGGCCTGTGCACATCGGGCCTGATCAGAGCAGAAGGCAACATTTCCTATGCCATGAAGATTACGGGAATTGCCGTGGTACTGAACATTTTGTTAAACCCGGTGCTCATCAAATACACTCACTTGGGCATACAGGGCTCGGCCTTGGCGACCATTTTATCAATGGCCGTATACAGTGCACTGAACATACGTTATTTCCTGAAGGAGAAGGGCCTGATGCCCAAATTGGGACGCTCGACATTAGACCTACATTTTGCGGTCGAAATCCTGCGTACCGGGCTTCCATCCTTTTTTATGCAGATCAATGGTTTTATAAGACAATTCGTCCTGTTCAGGTTGGTGGCCATGAGCAGTGTGGGCCTGCCCGCCCTTGCCACTTTCTCGGCCATATACAGATTGTTCTCCTTTGCGGCCCTACCCGTATTGGGTATACTGCAAGCCTATGCTCCCATCATCGGAATCAACTGGGGTGCGGGGCAAACTGAAAGGGTGAAAAAGGCCATAGGCGTATTCCGGTTAGGTGCATGTCTATTGATGACCTGTATGGCACTTCCCGGATTACTCTTTCCTGAAACAATGCTGGAAACACTTGTATCCCCTGATAAATTATTGCCCAACGGTGCCCTTTCATTCCGATTGGTGCTGCTCATATTGCCCATACTTCCCTTGGCCTCAACGAGTATAGTGTTCCTTCAAGCCACGGGGCACAGCAATACGGCTTCCCGCCTCACCTTGGGTCGAGAGTTCCTTCTGTTTCTGCCCATTCTTTTGTTGTCGGTAAAGCTCTGGAACTATCAGGGAATATATTACGGCCTGCTTTTAGAAAATGCCGTGTATATACTGATCGTATACACGGTGGCTCTCCGCACCATGAAACGAGCCTTTCAAGGGCATCTCAGCACTTCATGA
- a CDS encoding DUF349 domain-containing protein, with protein sequence MNVNEEKDNLPEEQKPAAEQVEKEELKPEPEMEAVAEVEEVVQAAEEEMEKESPKEEETVQAESTETEEAVEAKPLAENGSKSNEDIEEIEDDEAVHFTSDDIDVDGFEKKDFVALAEKMLDAIKKTNVTINDIRNVDSVFKEIRGAYDEIHGAEIEEAKEAYVKTNGSDEGFAFKNDNFDIRFESLMIQIRDGRNEFYRKLETLREDYFERKTNLLQRLREVVEREEKGGSKENWEAFKEIQNEWRDAGNVNSPHNGSLWSAYNALLDRYFDIRSIQNELKELDRKKNLEVREGFVEKIEEIAESLKTQELTNSLMKTANEYLNEYKHTGPGPRAEQEKLWERMKAAFDVIYDKKRGQHQENEKLMDEIFEAKAALVAKMEPFANFKSDRINEWNAKSKEVLAIQEQWNALKGPMPRDKAKDTSKAFWGNLKSFFKAKSAFFNELEAERKANLEAKEELCKQAEAILASEDTSAENTNKVIELQKVWKTYGHVPQKFKDSIYKRFKTACDGFFDLKRQGNKEQREEYAANLKAKEDLCAQIEAAAKAKETDLDKLNEFKKAYNEIGFVPRSDIKKIQNRFVDAINAYVLNSSEIDKEEKEKLVLKNEVEVSVSSGGSPQALHRQENDLRRKLRSLEDEITQLKTNIEFFGRSKGADKIKAEYEKKIAKAEDEASKLKEKIALIHSVSD encoded by the coding sequence ATGAATGTGAACGAAGAAAAAGACAATTTGCCTGAAGAGCAGAAGCCCGCAGCTGAGCAGGTGGAAAAAGAGGAGCTTAAACCAGAGCCAGAAATGGAGGCCGTGGCCGAAGTGGAGGAGGTAGTGCAGGCTGCTGAAGAGGAGATGGAAAAGGAGAGCCCAAAAGAGGAAGAAACTGTGCAGGCCGAAAGCACCGAAACCGAAGAGGCGGTAGAGGCAAAACCTTTGGCAGAAAACGGCTCGAAAAGCAATGAGGATATTGAGGAGATCGAAGACGATGAGGCCGTACACTTCACATCCGACGACATTGATGTAGATGGATTTGAGAAGAAGGATTTTGTGGCTTTGGCCGAAAAGATGCTCGATGCCATCAAAAAGACCAATGTCACAATCAACGATATACGCAATGTAGATTCGGTATTTAAGGAAATTCGCGGTGCCTACGACGAAATCCACGGAGCCGAAATAGAAGAAGCAAAAGAGGCCTATGTCAAAACCAACGGTTCGGATGAAGGCTTCGCGTTCAAAAACGATAATTTTGATATCCGTTTCGAATCTTTGATGATTCAAATTCGCGACGGACGAAACGAATTCTACAGAAAACTAGAAACCCTTCGCGAAGATTATTTCGAGCGAAAAACCAATTTGTTGCAGCGTTTGCGTGAGGTAGTGGAACGTGAAGAAAAAGGCGGCTCGAAAGAAAATTGGGAGGCGTTCAAAGAAATTCAAAACGAATGGAGAGACGCGGGCAATGTGAATTCGCCGCACAACGGTTCGCTGTGGTCGGCTTACAATGCTCTCTTGGATCGTTATTTCGACATCCGTAGTATTCAAAACGAACTGAAAGAGCTTGATCGCAAGAAAAACCTTGAAGTGCGTGAAGGCTTCGTCGAAAAAATCGAAGAAATAGCGGAAAGTTTGAAAACTCAGGAGCTGACCAACAGCTTGATGAAAACAGCGAATGAGTATTTGAACGAATATAAGCATACTGGCCCCGGACCGCGAGCAGAGCAAGAAAAGCTTTGGGAGCGTATGAAGGCCGCTTTTGATGTGATTTACGACAAGAAGAGAGGGCAACATCAGGAAAATGAAAAACTGATGGATGAAATCTTCGAAGCGAAAGCGGCATTGGTGGCCAAAATGGAGCCTTTCGCGAATTTCAAAAGTGATCGAATCAACGAATGGAACGCCAAATCGAAAGAAGTGTTGGCCATTCAAGAGCAGTGGAATGCCCTGAAAGGGCCGATGCCAAGAGACAAGGCCAAAGATACCAGCAAAGCGTTTTGGGGAAATTTAAAGTCTTTCTTCAAGGCGAAATCGGCGTTTTTCAACGAGTTGGAAGCGGAAAGGAAAGCCAATTTGGAAGCCAAAGAAGAGCTGTGCAAGCAAGCGGAAGCGATTTTGGCTTCGGAAGACACCTCGGCTGAAAATACGAATAAGGTAATTGAGTTGCAGAAAGTATGGAAAACATACGGACATGTGCCGCAGAAATTCAAAGACTCAATCTATAAACGTTTCAAGACGGCCTGCGACGGTTTCTTCGATTTGAAACGCCAAGGCAATAAGGAGCAACGTGAAGAATATGCGGCCAATTTGAAAGCCAAAGAAGATTTGTGTGCACAGATAGAGGCGGCGGCGAAAGCCAAGGAAACGGATCTTGACAAGCTCAATGAGTTTAAAAAGGCTTACAATGAAATTGGTTTTGTGCCGAGAAGCGATATCAAGAAAATTCAGAATCGATTTGTGGATGCCATCAATGCGTATGTATTGAACAGTTCGGAAATAGACAAAGAAGAGAAGGAGAAATTGGTCTTGAAAAACGAAGTGGAGGTGAGCGTGTCTTCTGGTGGAAGTCCGCAGGCTCTCCATCGTCAAGAAAACGATCTGAGACGCAAGCTGAGAAGTTTGGAAGATGAGATCACGCAATTGAAAACCAATATCGAATTTTTTGGACGCTCAAAAGGAGCCGATAAGATCAAGGCCGAATACGAGAAGAAGATCGCCAAGGCGGAAGATGAAGCGAGCAAATTGAAAGAGAAGATCGCTTTGATTCATTCCGTTTCGGATTGA
- a CDS encoding ABC transporter permease translates to MIWTIAKKELLILWRNKTFLLAGLIFFSLLAISAISGYNSYLQQQEERLQAEQETKEQWLKQDPKHPHIAAHFGHFAFLPRTVLSIFDVGLDPFTGTTIYLEPHRQNDFAFKPAEFRNTSLRFGQFSMALALQVLLPVIIIFIAFDSFSGERKGGTLKQLYSQGLSFRQLFAGKFIAYGIISLTMLLPAMLLVLSIQALFLKALPIGFIARISTLSLLYFIYLLLFVGTALLVSALCKESKSSILVLLTVWICNTVLIPKWAANAGDNLYPLPTKYDFAQQIKADIAKGVNGHDPSNARAEQLKKQLLAKYKVDQVSELPFNYEGYLMQAGEEYSSRVYDKHFAQLENTLDKQNRISLWCSILDPFLAVKGLSASLSGTDYYTHLDFQKQAERYRREFVQFMNRNMQDHSKLGDWTYKIDHTVYEGTPSFSYKKPSISQSTRPYLLGLGSLLIYSLLIVVSVSILNRKALQHAQ, encoded by the coding sequence ATGATTTGGACAATTGCAAAAAAAGAACTTTTAATTCTTTGGAGGAACAAGACTTTCCTGCTGGCGGGTCTGATATTTTTTAGTCTACTGGCCATTTCGGCCATTTCGGGTTACAATAGCTATTTGCAACAACAAGAGGAACGCCTGCAAGCCGAACAGGAAACCAAAGAACAATGGCTGAAACAGGATCCCAAACATCCTCATATAGCCGCTCATTTCGGGCATTTTGCATTTCTTCCGCGAACGGTCCTGAGCATATTCGATGTGGGCCTTGATCCCTTTACCGGAACCACCATCTACCTCGAACCCCACCGCCAAAACGATTTTGCCTTCAAGCCAGCCGAATTCAGAAATACTTCATTGCGTTTCGGACAATTTTCAATGGCATTGGCTTTGCAGGTATTGCTTCCGGTGATCATAATCTTCATCGCGTTCGATTCGTTTTCAGGGGAGCGAAAAGGCGGCACACTGAAGCAACTCTATTCCCAAGGGCTATCTTTCAGGCAATTGTTTGCGGGAAAATTCATTGCCTACGGTATAATTTCCCTGACCATGCTTCTGCCCGCCATGTTGCTGGTACTCTCTATTCAGGCCCTCTTCCTAAAGGCCCTGCCCATCGGGTTTATAGCCCGGATTTCAACATTGAGCCTGCTGTATTTCATTTATTTGCTGTTGTTCGTCGGTACAGCACTGCTGGTATCCGCCCTTTGCAAAGAGTCCAAATCCTCTATTCTCGTCTTGCTGACAGTCTGGATATGCAATACCGTACTCATTCCAAAATGGGCCGCCAATGCGGGCGACAACCTGTATCCCTTGCCGACCAAGTATGACTTTGCCCAACAAATCAAGGCCGATATTGCAAAAGGCGTCAATGGACACGATCCGAGCAACGCACGGGCGGAGCAATTGAAGAAACAATTGTTGGCCAAATACAAGGTGGACCAAGTTTCCGAACTGCCTTTCAATTACGAGGGCTACCTCATGCAGGCCGGAGAAGAATACAGCAGCAGGGTATACGACAAACATTTTGCACAATTGGAAAATACACTGGACAAACAAAACCGAATCAGCCTTTGGTGCAGCATTCTTGACCCATTCTTGGCTGTAAAAGGACTTTCGGCCAGCTTATCCGGCACCGATTACTATACTCATCTGGATTTCCAGAAACAAGCCGAACGATACCGAAGAGAGTTTGTCCAGTTCATGAATCGGAATATGCAGGACCATTCAAAACTGGGAGATTGGACGTACAAGATTGACCACACCGTGTACGAAGGCACGCCTTCCTTTTCGTATAAAAAGCCAAGCATATCCCAAAGCACAAGACCCTATTTACTCGGTCTGGGTTCACTGTTGATCTATAGCCTATTGATTGTCGTTTCCGTGTCAATCCTGAACAGAAAAGCCCTGCAGCATGCTCAATAA
- a CDS encoding DUF6161 domain-containing protein: MTTTEIRNIIADSKDPKWFNTIEVTITFSKVGFSQTIKGFSTIHRFLSQQINGWEKYEELPSVLNSSKQHFTNLRNQIESFINSYKNHLEPQLNSGWRNVQNQLQSDGSQLTYDSPQTEFLIDLNKEFPNYVSGAYHYILGSYNFNTHDNFTGGLLAYEFELKDHTNLTQRRIKEKSSITKIKNDLREQLNESEIQLTEHLTNANKEYHEYIEKIEQFKTEKEGVFNDWFEGNEENEVIGVQKEFDDFKSNKELIFSEWFEGTEEILGAKKKVSDLEHTYEELLRLKKPAEYWKTRASTLKSEGWKSIYWLIGLVVFACVTLYLLLWLTPEGMLLSFVKGNAQAIKWSVVYVTFISFLAYGIRALNKIAFSSFHLARDAEEREQLTYVYLALIKDNAVDETDKNLIMQSLFSRADTGLLKDDSGPTMPNDFAGKIFGGK; this comes from the coding sequence ATGACAACAACAGAAATTAGAAATATAATTGCTGACTCAAAAGACCCAAAATGGTTCAACACTATTGAAGTCACTATAACATTTTCAAAAGTTGGTTTTTCACAGACAATAAAGGGATTTAGTACAATTCATCGATTCTTAAGTCAACAAATAAATGGTTGGGAAAAATATGAAGAATTACCGAGTGTATTAAATTCCTCAAAACAACACTTTACTAATTTGAGAAATCAAATTGAAAGTTTTATCAATTCATACAAAAATCATCTTGAACCACAGTTAAATAGCGGTTGGAGAAATGTTCAAAATCAATTACAAAGTGACGGTAGTCAACTTACATACGATTCGCCACAAACGGAATTTCTAATTGATTTAAATAAAGAGTTTCCTAATTACGTTTCGGGTGCATATCATTATATTCTTGGTTCATACAATTTTAATACTCACGATAATTTTACGGGAGGCCTTTTGGCATATGAATTTGAATTAAAAGACCATACAAACCTTACTCAACGAAGAATTAAAGAAAAGTCCTCTATTACTAAAATCAAAAATGATTTACGTGAACAACTAAATGAATCTGAAATTCAGCTAACCGAACATCTTACAAACGCAAATAAGGAATACCATGAGTATATTGAAAAAATTGAACAATTTAAAACAGAAAAAGAAGGTGTTTTTAATGATTGGTTCGAAGGAAATGAGGAAAATGAAGTTATAGGGGTACAAAAAGAGTTTGACGATTTTAAAAGTAATAAGGAACTAATTTTTTCCGAATGGTTTGAGGGAACAGAAGAAATTTTGGGAGCAAAAAAGAAAGTCTCTGACCTTGAACACACTTATGAAGAGCTTTTAAGATTAAAAAAACCAGCAGAATACTGGAAGACAAGAGCCTCCACACTAAAATCTGAAGGGTGGAAGTCAATTTACTGGTTGATTGGACTTGTTGTTTTTGCCTGTGTAACACTATACCTATTACTTTGGCTAACACCTGAAGGAATGCTATTAAGCTTTGTGAAAGGAAACGCACAAGCTATTAAGTGGTCTGTCGTTTACGTAACATTTATTTCGTTTTTAGCATATGGAATAAGGGCATTGAACAAAATTGCATTTAGTTCTTTTCACTTGGCAAGAGATGCGGAAGAAAGAGAGCAATTAACATACGTTTATTTAGCTTTAATAAAAGACAATGCAGTAGATGAAACAGATAAAAACCTTATTATGCAATCATTATTTAGTAGGGCCGACACAGGACTGCTGAAAGATGATTCTGGTCCAACTATGCCGAATGACTTTGCAGGGAAAATATTCGGAGGAAAATAA
- a CDS encoding winged helix-turn-helix transcriptional regulator, whose translation MQKYSDLQNEEGKEDKAPMKQHFGNYMLPIRDALEIFGGKWKIPIITALSFYDTCGFKELEKIIEGITPKMLSKELKFLEENMLVTRQVKNTRPIKVEYSITEYGKTCSSVMRALYRWGIEHRKKILDIETEEQTWKEC comes from the coding sequence ATGCAAAAGTATAGCGACCTGCAGAATGAGGAAGGAAAGGAGGACAAGGCTCCGATGAAACAACATTTTGGCAATTATATGCTGCCCATCAGGGATGCTTTGGAAATTTTTGGAGGCAAGTGGAAAATCCCAATCATTACGGCACTCAGTTTTTATGACACCTGTGGTTTTAAGGAATTGGAAAAAATCATAGAGGGCATTACACCTAAAATGCTTTCAAAAGAATTGAAATTTCTTGAGGAAAATATGTTGGTTACGAGACAGGTAAAAAACACCCGACCCATAAAAGTGGAATACTCGATTACCGAATACGGCAAAACATGCAGCTCGGTAATGCGTGCTCTTTACCGTTGGGGAATTGAGCACAGAAAGAAAATTTTGGATATTGAAACTGAAGAGCAGACCTGGAAGGAATGCTAA